The Mesorhizobium loti genome includes a region encoding these proteins:
- a CDS encoding WD40 repeat domain-containing protein, translating into MNQQTMQNLTLFDLLARSWRRPSAIADLRFSADGSAVAFTCVDGTIAIAAVADHEPPETRIRVSNDLGQTTIRPREKPPVPLIATAAFGDGDVPIAAYAHSGFLVGAASGDVLHLAADGEAAAPLVRIDGPIAAIDHSARTDMTAISNGHDVFLSRGQGGAVQLKHAVTSSMDALAFSPGGRRLACGLDEGLSIWSVEGDAALIRDVSFPARPVSIRWSGDGTWLACGLETGGLALVGMADGRADIVTGFPSPVRTVYWSRPANALFASGAFRIAGWSMTAPPVGGETSGALETGRAGLVLVETVAAHPEKKLVAAGYANGRITIAQIGARDELLVRPLGSAVTALAWSGDGRHLAVGAVDGTAAIVTFPAQMFK; encoded by the coding sequence ATGAACCAGCAGACGATGCAGAACCTGACCTTGTTCGACCTTCTGGCGCGGAGTTGGCGTCGCCCGTCGGCAATCGCCGATCTGCGCTTCAGCGCCGACGGTTCGGCTGTTGCCTTCACCTGCGTGGATGGAACCATCGCCATTGCCGCGGTCGCCGATCACGAGCCGCCGGAAACGCGGATCAGGGTGAGCAACGATCTCGGGCAGACGACGATCCGCCCAAGGGAAAAGCCACCCGTCCCGCTGATCGCCACGGCGGCATTCGGAGATGGCGATGTCCCGATCGCTGCCTATGCGCATTCCGGCTTTCTGGTCGGCGCGGCCAGCGGCGATGTGCTGCATCTGGCCGCCGACGGTGAAGCAGCGGCCCCCTTGGTCAGGATCGACGGACCGATCGCCGCCATCGACCACAGCGCCAGGACGGACATGACAGCCATCAGCAATGGGCATGATGTCTTCCTGTCGCGCGGCCAAGGCGGCGCAGTGCAACTGAAACATGCCGTGACATCGTCCATGGACGCCCTTGCTTTCTCACCTGGCGGGCGTCGCCTCGCCTGCGGCCTGGATGAGGGACTGTCGATCTGGTCCGTCGAAGGCGACGCCGCATTGATACGCGATGTCTCTTTTCCAGCGCGCCCGGTGTCGATCCGCTGGAGCGGCGACGGCACATGGCTGGCCTGCGGGCTGGAAACAGGAGGCCTTGCCCTGGTCGGCATGGCCGATGGCCGCGCCGACATCGTCACGGGATTTCCGTCGCCTGTGCGGACCGTGTACTGGAGCCGGCCGGCCAATGCGCTGTTTGCCTCGGGCGCCTTCCGGATCGCCGGCTGGTCGATGACCGCGCCGCCGGTTGGCGGCGAAACCTCCGGCGCGCTGGAGACGGGTCGTGCCGGGCTGGTGCTGGTCGAAACGGTGGCGGCGCACCCTGAGAAGAAACTCGTTGCGGCCGGCTACGCCAACGGGCGGATCACCATCGCCCAGATCGGCGCCCGCGACGAACTCCTCGTCAGGCCTTTGGGCAGCGCGGTCACCGCGCTTGCCTGGTCCGGCGACGGACGGCACCTGGCGGTGGGCGCCGTCGACGGCACCGCCGCGATCGTCACCTTTCCAGCGCAGATGTTCAAATAA
- the fghA gene encoding S-formylglutathione hydrolase: MSEQMKVISAAKSHGGVQGVYSHASEACACDMNFAVFVPPQAREMPCPVVWYLSGLTCTHANVMDKGEYRRMAAELGLIVVCSDTSPRGTDIPDEKDNWQFGSGAGFYVDATQEPYAKNYRMYSYITEELPALIAQEFPADMRRQSIFGHSMGGHGALTIALKNPGRFKSCSAFAPIVQPATAGWSRPAFEKYLGKDEASWRSYDATSLVEDGHRFPEFFIDQGTSDGFLNDGLRPWLLDAACAKARIPLTLRMQDGYDHSYFFISTFMDDHLRWHAKRLSDATAGA; encoded by the coding sequence ATGTCAGAACAGATGAAGGTCATCTCCGCTGCCAAGTCGCATGGCGGCGTGCAGGGCGTCTATTCCCATGCTTCGGAGGCCTGCGCCTGCGACATGAATTTTGCCGTTTTCGTGCCGCCGCAGGCCCGTGAAATGCCTTGCCCGGTTGTGTGGTACCTCTCCGGCCTCACTTGCACCCATGCGAATGTGATGGACAAGGGCGAGTACAGGCGGATGGCCGCGGAGCTTGGCTTGATCGTCGTCTGTTCCGACACCAGTCCCCGCGGCACCGATATTCCTGACGAGAAGGACAATTGGCAGTTTGGCAGTGGCGCCGGCTTCTACGTCGATGCGACTCAGGAGCCTTACGCGAAGAACTATCGCATGTATTCCTACATCACCGAGGAGCTGCCCGCCCTGATCGCGCAGGAGTTTCCGGCCGACATGAGACGTCAGTCAATCTTTGGCCATTCGATGGGTGGGCACGGTGCGCTGACGATTGCCCTGAAGAATCCGGGACGCTTCAAAAGCTGTTCGGCGTTTGCGCCGATTGTGCAGCCAGCCACCGCCGGCTGGTCGAGGCCGGCCTTCGAAAAATATCTCGGCAAGGACGAGGCCTCGTGGCGCAGCTACGACGCCACCTCGCTCGTCGAGGATGGACACCGTTTTCCCGAATTTTTCATCGATCAAGGCACCTCGGACGGATTTCTCAACGATGGGCTGAGGCCCTGGCTTCTCGATGCGGCCTGCGCCAAGGCCCGCATTCCGCTGACACTGCGAATGCAGGACGGCTACGACCACTCGTATTTCTTCATTTCGACATTCATGGACGACCATCTGAGATGGCACGCCAAAAGATTGTCTGATGCAACAGCCGGCGCATAG
- a CDS encoding DeoR/GlpR transcriptional regulator — MESPSKRVDIVPAKRQALILEHLRVSGAASIQELADTIGGSQSTVRRDLEHLVEKGYLERTHGGAHLLQPMRATFEREMTVNAELQHAEKVAIGREAAQRLSARDSVIFDSSSTVMEVVRAAAERDLPLTVVTNSLQIADFAADIKSWRIILPGGTVRPGYRHLAGEPGESFIKTLHADLCMTGASAVTGTLLTETSLEVASLKRAMISSARKTILLVDSSKFTAPGFCTLSDISEIDEVITDEGISQDALSSLHSAERKVTVVSVSALPASGRPKL, encoded by the coding sequence ATGGAGTCTCCGAGCAAACGCGTCGATATCGTTCCTGCCAAACGGCAGGCGCTGATCCTGGAGCACCTGCGCGTCAGCGGCGCGGCCAGCATCCAGGAGCTCGCCGACACGATAGGTGGGTCGCAATCGACGGTAAGGCGCGATCTCGAACATCTGGTGGAAAAAGGGTACCTCGAGCGCACCCATGGCGGGGCGCACCTGCTGCAGCCGATGCGCGCCACCTTCGAACGCGAGATGACCGTCAATGCGGAGCTGCAGCATGCCGAAAAGGTTGCGATCGGCCGCGAGGCCGCGCAGCGGCTGAGCGCTCGCGATAGCGTTATCTTCGACAGTTCCTCCACCGTCATGGAGGTGGTGCGCGCCGCCGCCGAGCGGGATTTGCCGTTGACCGTGGTGACGAACAGTCTCCAGATCGCCGATTTCGCGGCCGACATCAAATCCTGGCGCATCATCCTGCCCGGCGGCACCGTCCGTCCTGGCTACCGGCACCTTGCCGGCGAGCCGGGCGAGAGCTTCATCAAGACGCTCCATGCCGATCTCTGCATGACCGGTGCTTCGGCTGTGACGGGCACGCTGCTGACGGAAACGTCGTTGGAGGTGGCGTCGCTCAAGCGCGCCATGATCTCGTCTGCCCGCAAGACGATCCTGCTCGTCGACAGCTCGAAGTTCACCGCGCCTGGTTTCTGCACGCTTTCGGATATTTCCGAGATCGACGAGGTGATCACCGACGAGGGTATCTCCCAGGACGCACTTTCGTCCTTGCACTCCGCCGAGCGGAAAGTGACGGTGGTCAGCGTCAGCGCTTTGCCGGCTTCAGGGCGTCCCAAATTGTGA
- a CDS encoding SDR family oxidoreductase: MFLERFRLDGKTAFITGGGRGIGLSTAEALAEAGARVIISDMDPQVLETGRDELKRKGHDVEAVQLDVTDSRAVAAAARSANERHGAVDILIANAGIAWPDTGGEEMSDEVWLKVVDVDLNGAYWSCREFARPMLERGRGSIVTLGSMSGLVSNKPQRQVHYNSAKAAVHHMTRSLAGEWAERGVRVNCVAPTYVDTVMSRGGFTDDRLMPVWMDMTPMKRVARADEIAAPILFLASDAASAMTGAVVVVDCGYTIW; this comes from the coding sequence ATGTTTCTCGAACGGTTCCGCCTTGATGGCAAGACTGCCTTTATCACCGGCGGTGGCCGCGGCATTGGCCTGTCGACGGCCGAAGCACTCGCCGAGGCCGGCGCACGGGTCATCATATCGGACATGGATCCGCAGGTGCTGGAGACAGGGCGCGACGAGCTGAAGCGCAAGGGCCACGATGTCGAGGCGGTGCAGCTCGACGTAACCGATTCCAGGGCGGTTGCCGCAGCTGCGCGATCCGCCAACGAACGTCACGGCGCGGTCGATATCCTGATCGCCAATGCCGGGATCGCCTGGCCCGACACCGGCGGGGAGGAGATGAGCGACGAGGTATGGCTGAAGGTGGTCGACGTCGACCTGAACGGCGCCTATTGGTCCTGCCGGGAGTTCGCAAGACCCATGCTCGAACGTGGCCGTGGCTCGATCGTCACGCTCGGTTCCATGTCCGGACTGGTCTCAAACAAGCCGCAACGTCAGGTGCACTACAATTCGGCCAAGGCAGCGGTCCACCACATGACACGTTCCCTTGCCGGAGAATGGGCCGAACGCGGCGTCAGGGTAAACTGCGTCGCGCCGACCTATGTCGATACCGTCATGTCGCGCGGCGGCTTCACCGACGACAGACTGATGCCGGTATGGATGGATATGACGCCGATGAAGCGCGTCGCGCGCGCCGACGAGATTGCTGCCCCCATCCTCTTCCTCGCCTCGGATGCAGCGAGCGCTATGACCGGTGCGGTGGTGGTTGTGGATTGCGGTTACACCATTTGGTAG
- a CDS encoding 6-phosphofructokinase, translating into MSDGFATSCAESYSALIDPRSGPLGRDALSSAGLFLCGISACVDARVEMHDIQPLLDAPADTPAAQLANLLLSRAARGVGGEVRFDWPEGPAWLRERLRPRYALGGTGPQAAWVLGQLGVRSVVALEDRHAAMLRQIPAGVLLAERGALKTSDAVSTAGPHIPEIFIFEFTAGRAIGAVVPPRSSRVIIRFCDRGIQRDKDFEAMSRRLAASAAAGLLSGLNDEAVENVGAASRHVFALSRDWKAAGLRTIHFELAGYATQQAVEELLSHTHGAITSLGMSHSELLAMNPSAHHPMEALVALGERFDLERVCVHADTWAAAVTLNDPKEEERALMAGCAIASARAANGEPARTIAIAPTAEFHPLPFETPVRKGRWTFVACASPYVEKPATTLGLGDSFTAGCLLILGRNRHADATLQHA; encoded by the coding sequence TTGAGTGATGGTTTCGCCACGTCGTGCGCAGAAAGCTATTCCGCCCTGATCGATCCACGGTCCGGTCCGCTCGGCAGGGACGCCCTTTCGTCGGCGGGCCTTTTCTTGTGCGGCATCAGCGCATGCGTCGATGCGCGGGTCGAGATGCACGACATCCAGCCGCTTCTGGACGCGCCGGCCGATACGCCGGCGGCGCAACTTGCCAATCTCCTTCTGTCCCGTGCGGCGCGCGGGGTGGGCGGCGAGGTACGGTTCGACTGGCCGGAAGGCCCGGCATGGCTGCGCGAGCGGCTGCGGCCGCGCTATGCCCTGGGCGGAACCGGGCCTCAGGCGGCCTGGGTGCTCGGACAACTTGGCGTTCGCTCTGTGGTCGCCCTCGAGGATCGCCACGCGGCAATGCTGCGGCAGATACCGGCAGGCGTTCTGCTGGCGGAAAGGGGGGCGCTCAAGACGTCGGATGCGGTATCGACCGCTGGTCCGCACATCCCCGAAATCTTCATCTTCGAATTCACGGCCGGCCGCGCGATCGGCGCTGTCGTGCCGCCTCGTTCCTCACGGGTCATCATTCGCTTCTGCGACCGCGGCATTCAGCGCGACAAGGACTTCGAAGCCATGTCGCGCCGGTTGGCGGCGTCGGCCGCCGCGGGGCTCCTTTCCGGACTGAACGACGAGGCGGTGGAGAATGTCGGCGCGGCCAGCCGCCACGTCTTCGCGCTCAGCCGCGACTGGAAGGCAGCCGGGCTCCGGACGATCCATTTCGAGCTGGCGGGCTATGCGACGCAGCAGGCAGTCGAGGAGCTCCTTTCACACACCCACGGCGCAATCACCTCGCTTGGAATGAGCCATTCCGAACTGCTTGCCATGAACCCGTCTGCTCATCATCCCATGGAGGCTCTTGTAGCGCTGGGCGAGCGGTTCGATCTCGAGCGAGTCTGCGTGCATGCCGATACCTGGGCCGCCGCTGTGACCCTGAACGATCCGAAGGAAGAGGAACGTGCGCTGATGGCAGGCTGCGCAATAGCCAGCGCCAGGGCGGCGAATGGAGAACCGGCACGAACCATCGCGATCGCGCCGACGGCCGAGTTCCATCCGCTTCCCTTCGAAACGCCGGTCCGCAAGGGACGCTGGACCTTCGTTGCCTGTGCTTCTCCCTATGTGGAGAAGCCTGCGACGACGCTCGGCCTGGGCGACAGCTTCACCGCCGGCTGCCTGCTCATCCTCGGACGCAACCGCCACGCCGATGCCACCCTCCAACACGCCTGA
- a CDS encoding extracellular solute-binding protein has protein sequence MRKLLFLATTILGAALSAASANAEQKEVTVWSWFIQSTMDKSIAAFEKVHPDVKVKYTYYNYSPEYITALKAAAASGSLPDVIGLQPGSLTQQYRENLEAVNERATKQWGDKWAEKVFPVNRKQMLMGNPKGDENYYIIPQESQVLCIWYNRKIFEKLNLSAPKTYADLKAAAKALTDGGYIPMFQGAADGWQNENVFLMLANQFSAGIVDKAQAGETPWTAPELVAAMKAWKGLFDDGIFQQGALGAHAYPTGAQLFAQGKVGMMALGSWWMQESKFPPPLSEYVQNMDGFDFFYMPPVKDGNSASPPVGGIDIGYGLTKNGGKNPEAWTFLAELTNGVGLQEALNDLNDLPAFEGNSPKGDITDHVKEISARFMADLPKAENQRFASPAVAEALDNALAGVAAGSIEPEAALATVQAATDKALAAK, from the coding sequence ATGAGGAAGCTGCTGTTTCTTGCGACGACGATCCTCGGCGCCGCTCTTTCTGCTGCTTCGGCGAATGCCGAACAGAAAGAGGTGACGGTCTGGTCCTGGTTCATCCAGAGCACGATGGACAAGTCGATCGCCGCCTTCGAGAAGGTCCATCCGGACGTCAAAGTCAAGTACACGTACTACAACTACTCGCCCGAATACATCACCGCCCTGAAGGCGGCGGCGGCGTCCGGGAGCCTGCCTGACGTGATCGGCCTGCAGCCGGGTTCGCTCACCCAGCAGTATCGCGAAAATCTCGAAGCGGTGAACGAACGCGCCACCAAGCAGTGGGGCGACAAGTGGGCCGAAAAAGTATTCCCCGTCAATCGCAAGCAGATGCTGATGGGCAATCCGAAGGGCGACGAGAACTATTACATCATTCCGCAGGAGTCCCAGGTTCTGTGCATCTGGTACAACCGCAAGATCTTCGAAAAGCTCAATCTTTCGGCTCCCAAGACCTATGCCGATCTGAAGGCGGCGGCCAAGGCCCTGACCGACGGCGGCTACATCCCGATGTTCCAGGGCGCGGCCGATGGCTGGCAGAACGAGAACGTCTTCCTCATGCTCGCCAACCAGTTCTCGGCAGGCATCGTCGACAAGGCCCAGGCCGGCGAAACGCCCTGGACAGCGCCGGAACTCGTCGCGGCCATGAAAGCCTGGAAGGGTCTTTTCGACGACGGCATCTTCCAGCAAGGAGCGCTCGGCGCGCATGCCTATCCGACCGGCGCTCAGCTCTTTGCCCAAGGCAAGGTCGGCATGATGGCGCTCGGTTCCTGGTGGATGCAGGAAAGCAAGTTCCCGCCGCCGCTTTCGGAGTATGTCCAGAACATGGACGGCTTCGATTTCTTCTACATGCCGCCCGTCAAGGACGGCAATTCCGCCAGCCCGCCCGTCGGCGGCATCGACATCGGCTACGGCCTGACCAAGAACGGTGGCAAGAACCCCGAAGCCTGGACCTTCCTTGCCGAACTCACCAACGGCGTCGGCTTGCAGGAGGCGTTGAACGACCTCAACGACCTTCCCGCCTTCGAGGGCAATTCGCCGAAGGGCGACATCACCGATCATGTGAAGGAGATTTCGGCCCGCTTCATGGCTGATCTGCCCAAGGCGGAAAACCAGCGCTTTGCCTCGCCGGCAGTCGCAGAGGCGCTCGACAATGCGCTTGCCGGTGTCGCAGCCGGCAGCATCGAGCCGGAAGCAGCGCTCGCCACCGTTCAGGCGGCGACCGACAAGGCACTTGCTGCAAAGTAA
- a CDS encoding sugar ABC transporter permease — protein MSTEAMRAGSAVAAVKRRSASRASKLYLFVLPATLLFVVFIAYPILWVAGQSLYVGTTGGAVFAGLANYMTVLGDPTFWTVVRNMFLWGVITIPVQMLIGGLLAYFIERHTHALRGFFRTMFFLPVVTSVSVISLVWVQIYAPYYGIAQEYLKDVGIVMVTSPIGDPKTAIYALIIVNIWQWTGFSMLMYIAGIANLPSEVLDAARIDGAKGWRLAVHVIVPMLAPATKSLLLLGVIGTLQTFPIVHLMTGGGPNRASEVFGTFIFKQSFVLGDTGSGAALSVIVLVIALALSLIQIAALGARLSPAGRQSP, from the coding sequence ATGAGCACAGAAGCCATGCGAGCCGGGTCCGCCGTCGCGGCGGTCAAACGGCGATCGGCATCCAGAGCTTCGAAGCTCTATCTTTTCGTGCTTCCGGCGACGCTTCTGTTCGTCGTCTTCATCGCCTATCCGATCCTCTGGGTTGCCGGGCAGAGCCTTTATGTCGGCACAACTGGCGGAGCGGTCTTTGCCGGGCTTGCCAACTACATGACGGTTCTCGGCGACCCGACCTTCTGGACCGTGGTGCGCAACATGTTCCTGTGGGGCGTCATCACCATACCGGTGCAGATGCTGATCGGCGGACTGCTTGCCTATTTCATCGAGCGGCATACGCATGCCCTTCGCGGCTTCTTTCGCACCATGTTCTTCCTGCCGGTGGTGACTTCGGTTTCAGTCATCAGCCTGGTGTGGGTGCAAATCTATGCGCCCTATTACGGCATTGCCCAGGAGTATCTGAAGGATGTCGGCATCGTCATGGTGACGTCGCCGATCGGCGACCCGAAGACCGCGATCTACGCGCTGATCATCGTCAACATCTGGCAGTGGACCGGCTTTTCGATGCTCATGTACATCGCCGGCATCGCCAACCTGCCCAGCGAGGTGCTCGATGCCGCCCGCATCGACGGCGCGAAGGGCTGGCGGCTGGCCGTGCACGTCATCGTGCCAATGCTGGCACCTGCAACGAAATCCCTGCTGCTCTTGGGTGTCATCGGCACGTTGCAGACCTTTCCCATCGTCCACCTGATGACCGGCGGCGGTCCGAACCGGGCCAGCGAGGTCTTCGGCACGTTCATCTTCAAGCAGAGCTTCGTGCTGGGCGACACTGGCAGCGGCGCCGCGCTCTCCGTCATCGTGCTGGTCATCGCACTCGCCCTCTCGCTGATCCAGATCGCGGCGCTGGGTGCCCGCTTGTCGCCCGCAGGGAGGCAGAGCCCGTGA
- a CDS encoding carbohydrate ABC transporter permease — protein sequence MTPLARTRIRSMVIHAVLFIVLGFWMVPQIYMLSIGLRTPAQAFDAELFTWPVTFDNFVTVIRDNPLGAIFLNSLIITVATVAIVVAVSSLFAFACAILRLKGSIFLYTTLLTTLMVPLASMVLPLAILLQNFGWVNTYIGLILPYAALGVPFAMVILKSFMEDAPHELFEAARVDGCNAWQTYWHVALPLVRPALVFVTIWQFIVTWNEFFLALIVLTKSEMKTLTIVPMQYSGLYMANPGALFAILTLIALPLILLYVLVQRAFVRGLLAGAVKG from the coding sequence ATGACGCCGCTCGCCCGCACCCGAATCCGCAGCATGGTCATCCATGCGGTTCTCTTCATCGTGCTCGGCTTCTGGATGGTCCCGCAGATCTACATGCTGTCGATCGGGCTGCGCACGCCGGCGCAGGCCTTCGACGCGGAGCTGTTCACCTGGCCGGTGACCTTCGACAACTTCGTCACCGTGATCCGCGACAATCCGCTGGGCGCCATCTTCCTGAACAGCCTGATCATCACCGTCGCCACCGTGGCGATCGTGGTCGCAGTCTCCTCGCTCTTTGCCTTCGCCTGCGCGATCCTGAGGCTGAAGGGCTCGATCTTCCTGTACACGACGCTGCTGACGACCTTGATGGTTCCGCTCGCTTCCATGGTCCTGCCGCTCGCCATCCTGCTGCAGAACTTCGGCTGGGTGAACACCTATATCGGCCTCATCCTGCCCTATGCGGCGCTCGGCGTGCCGTTTGCCATGGTCATCCTGAAATCCTTCATGGAAGATGCCCCGCACGAACTCTTCGAAGCGGCGCGGGTGGATGGCTGCAATGCCTGGCAGACTTATTGGCACGTGGCCTTGCCGCTGGTGCGGCCGGCCCTGGTTTTCGTCACGATCTGGCAATTCATCGTGACGTGGAACGAGTTCTTCCTCGCTCTCATCGTCCTCACCAAAAGCGAGATGAAGACACTCACCATCGTGCCGATGCAGTATTCCGGCCTCTACATGGCCAACCCCGGTGCCCTCTTCGCAATCCTGACGCTGATCGCGCTTCCCCTCATCCTTCTCTATGTGCTGGTGCAGCGCGCCTTCGTGCGTGGCCTGCTCGCCGGTGCCGTAAAAGGTTAG
- the ugpC gene encoding sn-glycerol-3-phosphate ABC transporter ATP-binding protein UgpC, producing MATLSIDKVTKAYGNTTVIPELSLTIEDGEFCVLVGPSGCGKSTLLRIIAGLEPISSGRILVDGMDMSGAEPPERGVAMVFQSYALYPHMNVDRNIGFGLKIARTPAAEILERVSRAAEKLRLGSYLKRKPRELSGGQRQRVAIGRAMTRKPKLFLLDEPLSNLDAALRVGMRLEIARLKAELASTMVYVTHDQVEAMTLADRIVVMNGGRIEQVGTPLDLYHRPDNLFVAGFIGSPAMNFLKGCVDKVEGNQVTVSLELGLSLTMQVSKAPRAGAEVTVGIRPEHIVLSAEGQADAFIVKASVVELLGSDTFIHVREGEESLVIRDSGGRMARAGDRIAISLPPRACHLFDKVGQRIFDAAAATEPA from the coding sequence ATGGCGACGCTTTCGATCGACAAAGTCACCAAGGCCTACGGCAACACCACGGTCATTCCGGAACTGTCGCTGACAATCGAGGACGGCGAGTTCTGCGTGCTGGTTGGGCCGTCGGGCTGCGGCAAGTCCACACTGCTGCGGATCATCGCCGGTCTGGAACCCATCAGCTCCGGCCGGATCCTGGTCGACGGCATGGACATGAGCGGCGCCGAGCCGCCGGAACGCGGCGTGGCCATGGTGTTCCAGTCCTACGCGCTCTATCCGCATATGAATGTCGACCGCAACATCGGCTTCGGCCTGAAAATCGCACGGACGCCTGCCGCCGAGATCCTCGAACGTGTCAGCCGCGCTGCCGAAAAACTGCGGCTCGGCTCTTACCTGAAGCGTAAGCCGCGAGAGCTTTCCGGCGGGCAGCGCCAGCGCGTCGCGATCGGCCGGGCCATGACGCGCAAGCCTAAGCTTTTCCTGCTCGACGAGCCCCTTTCCAATCTGGATGCGGCGCTGCGTGTCGGCATGCGCCTGGAGATCGCGCGGCTGAAGGCCGAACTGGCGTCCACCATGGTCTACGTCACGCATGACCAGGTGGAGGCGATGACGCTCGCCGACCGCATCGTGGTCATGAATGGCGGGCGCATCGAACAGGTCGGCACACCGCTCGACCTCTATCATCGGCCAGACAACCTGTTCGTTGCTGGTTTCATCGGTTCGCCGGCGATGAATTTCCTGAAAGGCTGTGTCGATAAAGTTGAAGGCAACCAGGTGACGGTCAGCCTGGAGCTCGGGCTTTCGCTGACGATGCAGGTTTCGAAGGCACCGCGGGCGGGCGCCGAAGTGACAGTCGGCATTCGGCCTGAACACATCGTGCTGTCCGCCGAGGGGCAGGCCGATGCTTTCATCGTCAAGGCGAGCGTGGTCGAACTGTTGGGCAGCGACACCTTCATTCATGTTCGCGAAGGCGAGGAGAGCCTAGTCATCCGCGACAGCGGCGGCCGCATGGCGCGCGCGGGGGATCGCATCGCGATCTCCTTGCCGCCCCGCGCCTGCCATCTCTTCGACAAGGTCGGCCAACGAATTTTCGATGCGGCGGCAGCCACCGAGCCCGCCTGA
- a CDS encoding SDR family oxidoreductase: MTDFHGRNILVTGGSGGIGGTTVRHLVRANANVIAAGRSQEALDAIARETGCRTVTFDLASEDEIRDALEGLDLWGVVNCGGFGGEIATPMDTDIAIFDKVITINARGALLVTKYATRQMVAIGKGGAIVNVSSQAALVALDGHISYGSSKAALENITRCSALELGKYNIRVNSVNPTVVMTPISSGHWSQPHVAEPFLKQMPLGRWATEDEVAGPIVFLLSDAASMITGIHLPIDGGYTCR, encoded by the coding sequence ATGACGGATTTTCACGGACGAAATATTCTGGTGACGGGCGGCAGCGGCGGCATTGGCGGCACCACTGTGCGGCATCTGGTGCGGGCCAACGCCAATGTGATCGCAGCCGGGCGCTCGCAAGAGGCGCTCGATGCGATCGCCAGGGAGACGGGCTGCCGTACCGTGACCTTCGACCTCGCCTCGGAAGACGAGATCCGCGACGCGCTCGAAGGCCTCGACCTCTGGGGCGTCGTCAATTGCGGCGGTTTCGGCGGCGAGATCGCGACGCCGATGGACACCGACATCGCCATCTTCGATAAGGTGATCACCATCAATGCGCGCGGCGCGCTGCTGGTCACCAAATACGCGACGCGGCAGATGGTGGCGATCGGCAAGGGCGGCGCGATCGTCAACGTCTCCAGCCAGGCAGCACTCGTCGCGCTCGACGGCCACATTTCCTATGGCTCCTCCAAGGCGGCACTCGAAAACATCACGCGCTGTTCGGCGCTGGAGCTCGGCAAGTACAATATCCGCGTCAACAGCGTGAACCCGACCGTGGTCATGACGCCGATCTCATCGGGCCATTGGAGCCAGCCGCATGTCGCCGAACCATTCCTGAAACAGATGCCGCTCGGCCGCTGGGCGACGGAGGATGAAGTCGCCGGGCCGATCGTGTTCCTGCTCAGCGACGCCGCCTCGATGATAACAGGCATTCACCTTCCTATCGACGGTGGCTACACCTGCCGATGA
- a CDS encoding sugar ABC transporter ATP-binding protein has translation MAPVILEARNLVKRYGHVTALDGVDFELRSGEILAVVGDNGAGKSSLIKALTGALIPDSGDILLDGQPVHFKGPLDARKLGIETVYQDLAVAAALDIASNLFLGRERRRPGFLGNVLRMLDKKGMRAEAERSMAELKFHLPSIGSAVESLSGGQRQGVAVARAALFAKKLAIMDEPTAALGVRETGQVLDLIRAIRQRGLPVVLISHNMPNVFEIADRIHIMRLGKRAAVVSPKTHTMADVVAIMTGAAKFEEPAGLQAG, from the coding sequence ATGGCGCCTGTTATCCTCGAAGCGCGCAATTTGGTTAAACGTTACGGGCACGTCACTGCCCTCGATGGTGTCGATTTCGAACTGCGCTCCGGCGAAATCCTGGCGGTGGTCGGCGACAACGGTGCTGGAAAGAGTTCGCTGATCAAAGCGCTGACCGGCGCGCTCATCCCTGACAGTGGCGACATCCTGCTGGACGGCCAACCCGTCCATTTCAAGGGTCCGTTGGACGCCCGCAAGCTGGGCATCGAGACGGTCTACCAGGATCTCGCCGTCGCCGCGGCGCTTGATATCGCCAGCAATCTGTTTCTGGGCCGGGAACGCCGCCGCCCCGGCTTCCTCGGCAATGTCCTGCGCATGCTCGACAAGAAGGGTATGCGCGCGGAGGCGGAGCGCAGCATGGCGGAGCTGAAATTCCACCTGCCGTCGATCGGCAGCGCGGTCGAATCGCTGTCAGGCGGACAGCGTCAGGGCGTCGCGGTCGCCAGAGCGGCATTGTTCGCCAAGAAGCTCGCGATCATGGATGAGCCGACGGCAGCGCTCGGCGTGCGGGAAACGGGCCAGGTTCTCGACCTGATCCGGGCCATCCGGCAGCGCGGGCTGCCGGTGGTCCTGATCAGCCACAACATGCCGAACGTCTTCGAAATCGCCGACCGCATCCACATCATGCGCCTGGGCAAACGTGCGGCCGTGGTCAGTCCGAAAACCCACACCATGGCCGACGTCGTCGCCATCATGACCGGCGCGGCGAAGTTCGAAGAACCGGCAGGACTTCAAGCCGGTTAG